From the Rhodothermus sp. genome, the window CCGATCTGATGGGCGAGGCACTGTACTACCTGGCGACCCTTTACTTCGAACAGGAACAATATGAAGCGGCCCAACAGGCCCTGCAGCAACTGCTGGCTACCTATCCCGAACATCCACGTGTTCCAGAAGCCCTGCTCCTCCTTGGAACAGTGCACCTGAAGCAGGCCCACTACGAAGCCGCATTGCAGCGCTATCGTCGCTTGCTGTCGCTGGCTCCCAATCGCTCCGAGCTGCTGGCCCGCGCGTTTTATGGCCAGAGTGTGGCCCTGCTGGAGCTGGGACGCCTGGCCGAAGCCCGTCAGGTGCTGACGCAAGCGTTGTCACGCTTTCCTGAAAACGCCCAACCGACTCTGCTGCAGCTCAGCCAGGCTCGTCTGGCCGAAGCCGAAGGACGTCCGGACGAAGCGGAACGCTTGTACCGAACCGTAGTGAGTCAGGCGCAGGACGAAACGGGCGCCGAGGCCCTCTACCGACTGGGTGCCCTGCTGCTCCGCCAGGGTGATCCCCACCGTGCCATCGAAGAACTCAGTCGACTCCCTACCCTCTTTCCAGGCTATCCCGAATGGCTGGCACGCGGCTACCTGACCCAGGCCCGTGCTTTTCTCACACTGGGCCAACGCGGCGAAGCAGCCCGCCTTTATGACCTGATCCTTACGGAATTTCCGAATACGTCGTTTGCTCGTATCGCTGCCCAGGAAAAAGCTGCCCTGTAAGCCATGCACCGTTTGATTTTTACCATATTTCTCGGGTGGACGACCACAACCGCCATAGTTGCCCAGGTACCGGACACCTCCCAGGCCCTCCTACCCGACCTGGCCCCCCGCGAAGTGGAAATTCGAGGCACCCTGGAAATTGCATTTCCGTCGCTTCAGCGTCAGCCACTTGTTGGCTTCAATCCGCCCCCCCTGATTCCCCAGATTCCACCGGACCGACAGCCCTACATCGAACCCTACCGACAAGCAGCCGCCTCGCCAGCTCCGGCGGCCCGCCAGCGGCCCCAACCGCCACCCATTGCGACCATTGGCCGCGGCCATCCAGCTAACGGACTGTTCGAAAGCACGCTGGGACGCTACCTCACCCGTACGTTCAACGGCTTTCTGGAATATTCCCTGCACGAAAAGGTGACGCCTTATGCGGCCCTGATCTATACCGGTAGCAGCGGCTTTCAGCCATTTGCAGCGCGTCCAGAAGTGGCAACTCCCTACGATCTGCTTACGACCCGAACCGGGGTGATCTATACTGGACGCCTTCAGGCCACGCTGGAAGTAGGCGGCGCCTTCCATAGCTACCGTCTGTACGGGCTGGTTCGCGAGCTTCTCTATAGCCCTCCCCGTCGCGAAAATCAGAACGGCTATGCGGTGTTTCATCTGGCTTCCGCCGTACAGGATGACCTGGAAGGCTATCTACAGCTGCGCCTGAGCAGTAGTCGTTACGCTACGACCTATCCGGCCGGCTTCTTCCGAAGAACCCGCGCGACCGAAGTAGCTACCCTGGAGCGTCGACTGGACCTGAACGGTGCCTTTAGCTATCCATTGGCTACCGGCACCTTGCATTTTGACCTGCAGGGCCATATCGCTGGCGTCAATCCGCAGGCATTTCTGGAGTCCGACGTACGCTCAATCGCCGTTGGCCTTGCCTGGCAGTTTGCTCCTGCGCCCACACTGCAGGTACAGATAGGCGGACGCCTGCTGGGCATGGAGGCCACGCCCACAGGAACCCGAGCACTCTACCTCTCGCCCCTTATCGAACTGACGCTGTTTCCGGCATCCGGCACCCGACTGTATATTCGCCAGCAGCCTTCCCTGCAGGCCTATCGCCTTGATGAATTACTCCAGGAAGTGCCTGTACTTGATGACCACCTCATACCTCAGCCTGCCCTGCGCAGTATCGATCTGGAAGCCGGCGGCGAATTCTTTCTTGGTGTATTTCGACTTCGGACGGCGGCTGGCTTTATCGAAGCCCCCCTGGAGCGGTATGCCTACCGGAGAAGGCGATCGTTTGCGCCAGTCGCTCCGGTTACATGGCTGAGCTACGCCAGGCAGCGTCGCTTTTATATCGATGGGGAAACCTCCCTGACTTTACCCTCCGGCCTGCAGGCCTCCCTGGGACTGCGTTTCCAGTACGCAACCCTGGTGGAAACCCGTCAGCTCATCTCGTACGAACCGAACGTACAGGCGCACCTGCTTCTGAGTTACCGATTCGCCCGGCATCGGGGCTTTATCCAGGTACTTGGGCGATACGAAGGCGTTCGGTATGCTGCCCTGAACCATCAGTACCGGCTGTCGCCCTATCTGGATCTCGACCTGCTGGCCACTTACCAGCTTACGCCGGCAATCGGCCTGGTTGTACGTCTGGAAAACCTGGCGCCTGCCCGTTACCGCACCCAATGGTTTGATTATCCCGAGCCTGCTGCCATCCTCAGTGCCGGCATGAGAATTCGCTGGTAGGCTTGGATTCTATGCCGCTTTGGTTGTAGTTTTAAGCGACTGAAGGTCAACCTATAAGCCCATGGAGACCCCCACCCCTGAACAGGTAGCAGAAGCGCTTGCTGAGCTGGTGCAGGATGCCCTGATGCGAGGAGAGTCGGTACAGATTCCCGGACTGGGAACGTTTTACGTAAACCATCGCGGCAGCACAACCGAACGTCTGCCCGATGGCCGCGTAGTACTGCACCCGCCGTGTGATCTGCCTGCCTTTACCCCGGAAGCTTCCTGACCTGCCATTAACTGTGCGAACATATGCCCGAAGCCCTGATCAATCGGTTGGCTGAACGTCTTGGCTGCTCTCCGGAAGCTGCAGCAACCGCCCTGCGTCAGTTCGTCGAACAGCTTCATCAACAACTGGAACAGGCAGGGCAGGCCACTGTGGCCGGGCTGGGTCGTTTCATTCGGACGGAACAGGGTTTGCAATTTGAACCTGACACTTCACTGGCTCAGGCTGTC encodes:
- a CDS encoding HU family DNA-binding protein, producing METPTPEQVAEALAELVQDALMRGESVQIPGLGTFYVNHRGSTTERLPDGRVVLHPPCDLPAFTPEAS